The Glycine soja cultivar W05 chromosome 8, ASM419377v2, whole genome shotgun sequence genome has a window encoding:
- the LOC114424545 gene encoding uncharacterized protein LOC114424545 yields MLNLVSDDSHNGCVYALDIQKDALDNISLLLEESLNPNEKQLVKLFNICHSKMENAVPRNASVRLVAFNLGCLPGGDKEIITRSETTLLALEAA; encoded by the exons ATGCTTAATTTGGTTTCTGATGATTCTCATAATGGTTGTGTGTATGCATTGGACATTCAAAAAGATGCTTTAGATAACATTTCACTCTTGCTGGAAGAATCACTTAATCCCAATGAG AAACAACTTGTCAAGCTCTTCAATATCTGCCATAGTAAAATGGAGAATGCTGTTCCAAGGAATGCTTCAGTTAG GCTTGTTGCATTCAACTTAGGTTGTCTTCCAGGTGGTGACAAAGAGATAATAACAAGATCAGAAACAACATTACTAGCATTGGAAGCTGCATAG
- the LOC114421338 gene encoding transcription factor bHLH52-like: MALSTYSNCDTLQISNLETNTFHEAMPEEEVAAPNLQHFFSYLDESFFLSNTLLENYIDPTFGFLYPPGINHPYDPFTSLTSRDDIFPTHEDYNLLPCPKRKKCCYEEKQQHQEHVYSSLQEITTPTLLSNLIDGFVVPYENCSSFQAEELQQPVFYEVTQYGDPCVDLQCEKRGTKRPISPPRERRRKITEKTQELGKLVPGGPKMNTAEMLHAAAKYVKFLQAQVGMLELMNILEEDKAEPPPENIHALVVSPLVQEKLYTEERCFVPNGIVTTLTNHEDVHSRPTILEDLKQLIGTDIEKKQSKTKSS, encoded by the exons ATGGCACTAAGCACGTACTCCAACTGTGACACTCTTCAAATTTCCAACTTAGAAACAAACACTTTCCATGAAGCCATGCCAGAAGAAGAAGTAGCAGCACCAAACCTCCAACACTTTTTTTCCTACTTAGATGAAAGCTTCTTCCTTTCAAACACGCTTCTTGAGAACTACATTGACCCAACTTTCGGTTTTCTCTATCCTCCAGGGATCAACCATCCTTATGATCCCTTCACTTCACTCACTAGTCGTGATGACATTTTCCCGACTCATGAAGATTACAATCTTCTCCCATGCCCAAAACGCAAAAAATGCTGCTACGAGGAAAAACAACAACATCAAGAACACGTGTACTCTTCACTGCAAGAGATTACCACACCAACCCTACTATCCAATTTAATAGATGGATTTGTTGTGCCTTATGAAAATTGCTCCTCCTTCCAAGCAGAGGAACTCCAACAACCAGTCTTCTACGAGGTTACACAATATGGAGACCCTTGTGTGGATCTTCAGTGTGAGAAGAGAGGTACCAAGAGACCAATATCTCCGCCgagagaaaggagaagaaagatCACTGAGAAGACTCAAGAGCTTGGGAAGTTGGTTCCTGGTGGACCCAAGATGAACACAGCTGAGATGCTTCATGCAGCTGCAAAGTATGTTAAGTTCCTTCAAGCCCAAGTTGGGATGCTTGAACTCATGAACATACTTGAG GAAGATAAAGCTGAACCTCCTCCTGAAAATATACACGCTCTAGTTGTTTCTCCCCTTGTTCAAGAGAAGTTGTACACGGAGGAAAGGTGCTTTGTTCCAAACGGAATTGTCACTACTTTGACAAATCACGAGGATGTTCACTCAAGACCTACCATCCTTGAGGATCTTAAACAGCTGATTGGGACAGACATTGAGAAGAAGCAAAGCAAGACTAAATCTTCATAA
- the LOC114421341 gene encoding transcription factor bHLH52-like: MALSTYFNFETLQIPNLETNTFHEAMPEEVAAPNLQQLFPYSDESFFLSDALFENYIDPTGGFLYPPDVNPPYDGDIFPTHKDYKLLPCSKRQKCCYEEQQRQQEHVYSSSLQEFTTPTLPSSFLDGFVIPYDNCCSLQAEELQQKLFSETQYGDTCVDLPCEKKGNERTISPQSVAARERRRKITKKTQELGKLVPGGPKMNTAEMLHAAGKYVMYLQAQVGMLELMNTLEEDKAEPPPENLHALVASPFVQEKLYTEERCFVPKEVVTTLTNHKDVQSRPTILKDLKQLIGTDIEKKAKQE, encoded by the exons ATGGCACTAAGCACATACTTCAACTTTGAAACTCTTCAAATTCCCAACTTAGAAACAAACACTTTCCATGAAGCCATGCCAGAAGAAGTAGCAGCACCAAACCTCCAACAGCTTTTTCCCTATTCAGATGAAAGCTTCTTTCTTTCAGACGCGCTTTTTGAGAACTATATTGACCCAACTGGTGGTTTTCTCTATCCTCCAGACGTAAACCCTCCTTATGATGGGGACATTTTCCCAACTCATAAAGATTACAAACTTCTCCCATGTTCAAAACGCCAAAAGTGCTGCTATGAGGAACAACAACGACAACAAGAACACGTGTACTCTTCTTCATTGCAAGAGTTTACTACACCCACACTACCATCCAGTTTCTTAGATGGCTTTGTTATTCCTTATGATAATTGCTGCTCCTTGCAAGCAGAGGAACTGCAACAGAAACTCTTCTCCGAGACACAATATGGTGATACTTGTGTTGATCTTCCATGTGAGAAGAAAGGCAATGAGAGAACCATATCTCCACAGAGTGTAGCGGCgagagaaaggagaagaaagatCACTAAGAAGACTCAAGAGCTTGGGAAGTTGGTCCCTGGTGGACCAAAGATGAACACAGCTGAGATGCTTCATGCAGCTGGAAAGTATGTTATGTACCTTCAGGCCCAAGTTGGGATGCTTGAACTCATGAACACACTCGAG GAAGATAAAGCTGAACCTCCTCCTGAAAATCTACACGCTCTGGTTGCTTCTCCCTTTGTTCAAGAGAAGTTGTACACGGAGGAAAGGtgctttgttccaaaagaagtTGTCACTACTTTGACAAATCACAAGGATGTTCAATCGAGACCTACCATTCTTAAGGATCTTAAACAGCTGATTGGGACAGACATTGAGAAGAAAGCAAAGCAAGAATGA